The region CCTGCGCGGACAACTGAATAAGTCACATCCTTTTTTAATTGAATTTGAATACGAGAGGCGCTGCCCTTTTCCGTCAGCACGGATGCTTTAATACCCTCGACCATACCGTTTTTAACGGTATAATCAGTCTGAATGGCGTCAAGGGCGGTTTCAGGAAAATAGAAAATAACCCCCAATGGCGATACCTGTTTGACGGAGGTATAAGTCAGGGGCTGGTTTGACTCGACCGTCACATAAAAAAACCCGGAATCTTCCCCCGTTGTTATATTGGTAATCAGTTTTACCGCATCTGCGGCCGGCGAAGTTTCGGCCTGGGGACTCATGGATGTGGAGGCACAGCCGGTGAAACCTAACATCAAAGCCATAAGAAAGATTGCAACGGCGCAGATTTTTGACAATTCCATTTTTTTGTATTTCATATTAAAATTCTCCGGGAGGTTTTTGTAGTTTTAGTTCTTTTTTCTCCAGCGTAAACTGACCTAAAACATTTTCAACCTCTTCTTCTACAACAACTTGATCTTTTTGTATTTCTAAAACACGACCTGCATGAATTCCGATAAAAGCTCCCTTTTTAATAATGTATCCCTTGCCGGAAGCCTCTTCAACCAGCGCCTTATTTCCACTTGGGGCCTGGATGATGCCGACGAGCTTCAACTGGCTCAGGTCTACCCGCTCTAACGGTGTTAATGGCATCCGACGTTTTTTCTTTTGCTTTTCAGCATCTCCAGCGTCTTCCGGAACAACCGGTTTTTCTTCGAATAGAGGCAGAAAGGGATCAACCTTTCCTGCCGGGCTATAGCTTCCGACTGCATCTGCTGCCAGTTTTTCAAGATCGGTTTCAGCAGCCGGGGCATCAACATCTTGGCCGCTAGTTTCTGCGGATTTTGGAGCTCCCGCTATAGTGTCGGGCTCGGATTTGTCCGCAGCCTTATCAGCTTTTTGGTCTTGGGGGGGAGGTGGTGGCACTCCTTTTTTCGCCGTTTCTTCATAAACGGCGGCTGTTTGTTCTGCTTTTTTCGGAACTGAAGCAGGGACTGGTTGGGCCGCTGCAATCGTTTTCCCTGGCACCGATAGTGGCTTTTCCGCTACTGGGACCGGTTGAATTGTTTTTGAGAGAGTCTCCGGTTTCGCCGAAGGGGGTGTTTTTTGGGCCGGTCCCGGCTGCTGTTGGGGAGCAGGCGGTGGTTGTGTAGGCGGTTTTTGAGGCGCTATCTGTGTAGGGGTGCCAACCGCAATTTTTTGAGTAATTACCTTTGGCGCCTGGGGCGGTTCGGTTTGGTTGTCACAACCAAAAATAAATACCGCAAAAAAGAATAAAC is a window of Desulfobacterales bacterium DNA encoding:
- a CDS encoding pilus assembly protein PilP, with translation MYKSILITTKIACLFFFAVFIFGCDNQTEPPQAPKVITQKIAVGTPTQIAPQKPPTQPPPAPQQQPGPAQKTPPSAKPETLSKTIQPVPVAEKPLSVPGKTIAAAQPVPASVPKKAEQTAAVYEETAKKGVPPPPPQDQKADKAADKSEPDTIAGAPKSAETSGQDVDAPAAETDLEKLAADAVGSYSPAGKVDPFLPLFEEKPVVPEDAGDAEKQKKKRRMPLTPLERVDLSQLKLVGIIQAPSGNKALVEEASGKGYIIKKGAFIGIHAGRVLEIQKDQVVVEEEVENVLGQFTLEKKELKLQKPPGEF